The DNA region GTGATGGGCCCGCCGTCGCCGGTGAAATTGCGCCACCAGGTCTTCGAGTCAGGCGTCATGACCCGGATGATCACTCCGCCGTCCGACCGCCGGTAGTTGACCGGCGTCTCGAACAACTTGCCTGAACGCCTCCCGGTGTAGCGGATCAGCACCATGCTGCGGCGCACGAATCGACCGATCACGGGCGCGTCGATCAACCGCTCCGCACCGGAGTTGACGACACCGACGACGGGCGAGTTGAAGATTCCACGGGGCATGGAGACCAGGCTAGCGACGTTCGGGTTCAGCTGACTTCGAGCGGCACGACGGTCCTGGCGCCGGTGCGCGCCGCGCCGACACCGGCCGCGACCACGAAGACGATGCCGACGACCGCCAGGGCGCTCGGAACCTGGCCGAGCACGGTCAGCCCGATCACCATCGCCAATGCCGGTTCGAGACTCATCAGGGTGCCGAAGGCAGCCGCGGTGAGCCGCCGAAGCGCCAGCAGTTCCAGCGCGAAGGGCACCACCGGCAGCAGAATCGCCAGGCCGACTCCGATCAACAGGATCTCCGGAGACATCCGGTCGAAGACGGCGGGGCCGACGGTGAGTGTCGCCACCAGTCCGGCGACGGGCATCGACACAGCCAGACCGTTGATCCCCGCAACCTCGTCACCCACCCGCTGGGTCAGCAGGATGTAACCCGCCCAGCACACAGCGGCGGCGAGCGCGTACCCGACACCCACGAGGTCGACGGTGCCGCTCCACGGCTGGGTCAGCAGCAGAACCCCGATCGCCGCCACACCGGGCCACAGGAAGCGTGCCTGGCCGCGGCCGCGGGCGACGGCCACACCCAGAGGACCGAGAAATTCCAGCGCACTAGCGGTGCCCAGCGGTATGCGGTCCAGCGCGGCCATGAACAGCAGGGTGATCGCCGCGGTGACGACGCCCAGGAGCACGCACATCAGAAAGCTGTTGCGGGTGAAGGCCGCCCGGCGCGGACGCACGATGACCAGCAGCAGGACCCCCGCCCACGCGAGCCTCAGCCACGCCGCACCCTCGACACCAATGTCGTCGATCAGCGAGACGGCGATCGCGAGGCCGAATTGCACGCACACCATGGATCCCAGCGCCATGAAGGCGCCGGTGCGGGCCTGGTCGGTGGTCACCCCTGCATTGAACGGGACCAGGACCGTTCAGGTCCACGTGATTTCTGCGGACATACCGTTCGGAATCACCGAACGGTATGTCCGCAGCCAACGATTCTGGGGTCCGGTCAATCCGACCGAATGTCAGGCAGTGACGCCCACTCCCGAGACACCGACAGCGTCCATCGCGGTGCCCGCCGCTCCAGAAACGCCGTCACCCCCTCGCGGGCATCGGGCGTACCCATCACCCGTTCGTGCAGTTCGGTCTCGAGGCGCGCCACGTCGCGCGGCTGATACCCCTTCGCCATGGTGTCCCACAGCAGTCTCTTGCTCAGCGCTGCCGACATCGGCGCCACGTTGACAGCGATGTCGCGTGCGACCGCCATCGCCTGATCCAGCACGTCGGATGCCGGCACCGCCCGGGTGGCGATGCCCATCGTGGCCGCTTCGGCGCCGTCGAAGGTCCGCCCTGTCAGCAGCAGGTCCGCGGCCACTGTGCCGCCGACCAGATGGGGCAGTGTCCAGTGCGACATGCAATCACCGATGACACCGCGGCGGACCTGTGCGACCGCGTATCTGGCGTCGGTGGCCATGATCCGGATGTCGGCCTGCAGCGCCATCGTCAACCCGATGCCGATTGCGTGTCCGTTCACCGCCGCGATGACCGGCGTCCGCAGTTCGAAGGCAGCAGGATTGATCGGTGACGCCGTGAAACCGGCTCCGTCGGAGTCTTTTTCGAACGGGTTCGCCGATGCGGCGAAGTCCGCGCCGACACAGAACGCCTCGCCCGCCCCGGTGAGGACGATCGCGCGGATCTCGTCGTCGTCGTCACATCGCCGGTAGGCACGGCCGAGTTCGTCACCCATCGTCGAGGTATAGGCGTTGCGCCGCTCGGGCCGGTTGAGGGTCAGCAACGCGACGCCGTCGGCCTTGGTGACAGCGAGGTCGGTCATGTCGCGAACCTACCGGCGCACTTGTGGGCAGAATCCACAGGTGGACACTCGACGGCTGGAACTGCTGCTGGCGCTCTCCCGACTCGGCTCGATGCGGGCAGTGGCCGAAGCACATCACCTCACCACCTCGACGGTCTCCCAGCAGATCGCGGCGCTGGCCCGCGAGACCGGCTCCGCGTTGATCGAGCCCGAAGGCCGTCGCGTACGGCTCACCCCGGCAGGGCTGCGACTCGCCGATCACGCCGTCACGATCCTGGCTGCCGTCGACAGCGCACGCCTGGCTCTGGACCCGGACGCCGAACCTGCGGGCACGGTGCGCATCGGCGGGTTCGCCACCGGGATCCGGGTGTCGCTGCTGCCGATCGTCGCCGAACTCGAGGCACGGCATCCGGCCGTGCATCTCATCATCAGCGAGTACGAACCGATCGAGGCGTTCACCCTCCTCAGCGGTGACGACCTGGACCTCGCACTCACCTACGACTACAACCTGGCGCCGGCGTCTCCGAGCGCCGCCCTCGAGGCGGTACCCCTGTGGTCGATCGGGTGGGGACTCGGTGTCCCGGCCGGAGCCGCGCACCCGGGCAGCGACATCACCGCGTTCGCCGATTCGACCTGGATCGTCAACTCGCGCAACACTGCTGACGAGAAGGCCGTTCGTACGCTGGCATCGCTGGCGGGTTTCACCCCGACGATCGCGCATCAGATCGACAGCCTCGACCTGGTCGAGGACCTCATCGTCGCGGGTTTCGGGGTCGGCCTCCTGCCCCTGGGTCGGCCCACCGGCCCCGGTGTCACGGTGCTGCCCCTGCGGGAACCCGAGGTGATTCTGACCGCATATGCCGTGACGCGGCGCGGTCGCACCGACTGGCCGCCGCTGCGCGCGATCCTCGACCACATGCGCCCATCGCGGGTCGAAGAATTGCGCCGCCCGCGGTGGCCCCGCCCGGAAGCTGCCCGCCGGTGACGAGGGCGTCCGGGGAGGTCCCCTCGATCGCC from Mycobacterium sp. DL includes:
- a CDS encoding nitroreductase/quinone reductase family protein, whose amino-acid sequence is MPRGIFNSPVVGVVNSGAERLIDAPVIGRFVRRSMVLIRYTGRRSGKLFETPVNYRRSDGGVIIRVMTPDSKTWWRNFTGDGGPITLVDFDGADREAHAVAHRDERGRVKVTVSGV
- a CDS encoding EamA family transporter — translated: MTTDQARTGAFMALGSMVCVQFGLAIAVSLIDDIGVEGAAWLRLAWAGVLLLVIVRPRRAAFTRNSFLMCVLLGVVTAAITLLFMAALDRIPLGTASALEFLGPLGVAVARGRGQARFLWPGVAAIGVLLLTQPWSGTVDLVGVGYALAAAVCWAGYILLTQRVGDEVAGINGLAVSMPVAGLVATLTVGPAVFDRMSPEILLIGVGLAILLPVVPFALELLALRRLTAAAFGTLMSLEPALAMVIGLTVLGQVPSALAVVGIVFVVAAGVGAARTGARTVVPLEVS
- a CDS encoding enoyl-CoA hydratase-related protein, translating into MTDLAVTKADGVALLTLNRPERRNAYTSTMGDELGRAYRRCDDDDEIRAIVLTGAGEAFCVGADFAASANPFEKDSDGAGFTASPINPAAFELRTPVIAAVNGHAIGIGLTMALQADIRIMATDARYAVAQVRRGVIGDCMSHWTLPHLVGGTVAADLLLTGRTFDGAEAATMGIATRAVPASDVLDQAMAVARDIAVNVAPMSAALSKRLLWDTMAKGYQPRDVARLETELHERVMGTPDAREGVTAFLERRAPRWTLSVSREWASLPDIRSD
- a CDS encoding LysR family transcriptional regulator codes for the protein MDTRRLELLLALSRLGSMRAVAEAHHLTTSTVSQQIAALARETGSALIEPEGRRVRLTPAGLRLADHAVTILAAVDSARLALDPDAEPAGTVRIGGFATGIRVSLLPIVAELEARHPAVHLIISEYEPIEAFTLLSGDDLDLALTYDYNLAPASPSAALEAVPLWSIGWGLGVPAGAAHPGSDITAFADSTWIVNSRNTADEKAVRTLASLAGFTPTIAHQIDSLDLVEDLIVAGFGVGLLPLGRPTGPGVTVLPLREPEVILTAYAVTRRGRTDWPPLRAILDHMRPSRVEELRRPRWPRPEAARR